AACTTAAAATCTAAAAAGGGATTGTAGAGTTTTGTTGCCATAGCCCGCAAAGTTAATAGAAATGATTATTGGAAAGGTATAGGAAAAAACATATTACGGTCGAATGACCTTAAAATTCGGAGATTAAAAGATAAAATTACGAATTGGAAATGATATCTCTTTCCCTCGATTGTATATCATAAAATGTCCCCCATCCTTAATTTTTATATCCCAAACTACATTGTTAATTGGAAAAATTCGATCCCTTTCCCCATGAATGTGTAAACAATTAGTAGGATTATAGACGCTTTCCCATTGCATAATTTGATCCGTTGCCCATTTAAAGAAATCAGGATCTGTATCCTGAATAATAACATCCAATAAGCCGCCTTCTTCTTTTGTCTTCACCCCAAACGCCCAATGTATCGCTTTTCTAGCCATCATCCCTGAAGGCTTTCTAGGCATTAACTTATATAGTGAAAACAATCTAGCAAGTTTTATGAAGGCGGGAATCTCAAATTTATTTTTCACGGAAGATACAAGAATCATTTTTTCGAAATCATAGTACTTGGCGAGTTCTGAAATACATAAACCTCCAAATGATACCCCTAAGACCAGCGCGCCTTGTTTTGGAATTTGGTGATATTCAGCTAAACGAAATAGATAGCTTTCCAAGCTTTCAGAAGCTCTAGGTTTCAACCATTCAATATGTACAGGCTGAAATCCAGACAAATCAAGATTCGAAAAGACTCGATAATCCGCACCTAAGCCGGAGAACAGATAAATGGTTTTCATTATCTCAAGTTAATGAATCTATCCAATAACCGCCTTAAAATTTTCCAACAATAAGGAAGCATTCACCATGGATCCATCCGTATTCCTCAGCCCCTTTAGCTCCGAAGTTTTCCCTTTCTCCAAAAGACTCTTCATCTCCTTCTCATCCAGGAATACCCCGTGCAGCGTTCGCCATATCTTAAAATCACATCCTCTGGCATAATGGTCACATTGTGCCACCTTATCATATAATTGCACCTGACCCGCCGAACATTTCGGACACTTAATCTTACCTTTTTGCTGTGGCTTCAATTCTTCATGAGCAATCGCTACCCGCAACTGCATCAACTCCGAAGTAATCTTCACCGTATAGTCTTTGATGTGCTTCATAAACACATCATAGCTCACCTTATTAGCGCGCATCTCTTCCAGCTTCTGCTCCCACTTTCCAGTCAACGTAACTTTCGCAATCGAACGATCTTTTACCAAGAAATAAACCGCCAATCCTTTTTCCGTCGGAATCAGCTTCTTCTTATCACGCTTGATATAATCCCGTTGAAATAAAGTCTCTATAGTCGCTGCGCGAGTAGCCGGAGTTCCCAAACCGCAGTCCTTCATCGCCTGGCGCATCTCATCGTCTTCAATCTCCTTACCCGAGGTTTCCATGGCCTTCAGTAAGGAAGCCTCCGTATGAATTGGCCTTGCTTTCGTGAAACGCTCCGCCAACTCCAACGTCAATATCTCCAACAATTCCTCCGCCGTCAGCTTCGGTAATTGCGCATTCTCATTATCCTGATCATCCGTATTTTTATCCTCATCGGGCGCATCAATCTGATCAGCAGATAGGCGCCATCCATATTGTCGGATCACAGTCCCCTTCGCAATCAATTCCACGCCGGCAGCATCGATGGTCACCGTCGTAATATCTTTCAAGCAGACCTCCGAAAAACTCTCCACCATCCGCTTGGCAATCATATTATAGATGTTCTGCTGATCCATAGGCATAGGCCCCGGTTTCTCATCCGTAACCAAGAGGGCATGGTGATCTGTTACCTTCTTATCATCCACAGAGCGCTTGTTCAGCTTAGCTCCAATTAAATTCTTGGAGATTAATGCAATGCTCTCCTGCGCGGTATCTGCTAAATGTTGGAACAACTCGTCGATCTTCTCAAAAACGTCCTCACCGATATAGCGAGAACCCGTACGAGGATAGGTAATCACCTTCTTCTCATAAAGGGTCTGTGCGATACTTAGGGTTTGATCCGCAGAATAGCCCCACTTTTTATTCGCGTCCTGTTGCAAGGAAGTCAAATCGAAAAGTAAGGGTGGCTGTTCTTTGGTCTCCTTCGCTTCCACATTCACAACCTTCGCATTGCTACCAACCTGAATCTTCGCAATGGTCTCTTCCGCGACATCCTTCTTGTCGATTTTGTTAGAAGTCGCCTTAAATTGTATGCCCTCCTTCTCGAAGCCCGCCTGAATTTTATAAAAAGCTTGCGGCTTAAAATCCTTATTCTCCAAATATCGAGAACAGATCATCGCCAAAGTAGGCGTCTGCACCCGACCGAGAGAGAGCAGTCCCTTATTGCCGGCGGCTAAGGTCAATGCTTGCGTAGCGTTGATACCGATCAACCAATCCGATTCCGAGCGCGAACGAGCCGACATATAAAGGCTGTCATACTCAGTGCCCTCCTTCAGGTTGGCAAAACCTTCCTTAATAGCCTTATCCGTTTGGGAGGAAATCCACAAACGCTTGAACGGTATATTCGATTTTAAATAATAGTAGATGTTGCGAAAGATCAATTCCCCTTCGCGCCCGGCATCCGTCGCCACAATAATCTCTTCCGCCTGCTCTAATAACCACTTGATGGTGTTCAGCTGCTTCAAAGCACCCGCATCATCCATCTGCTTCCCATCCTTACGGACCTTCTTCACCTCCAATGCAAACTGCGCCGGAATAATCGGCAGATTCTTCATCGACCAATTGTGAAATCCATAAGCCTGCGGAGTACACAACTGCACCAAATGCCCAAAAGCATAGGTAAACGCATACCCATTCCCGGCAATATATCCATCTTTAACCTCCTTGGCGCCCATAACTCTTGCCAAATCACGCGCAACGGAGGGTTTCTCTGCTATTACTACTTTCATATGAATTAGATGATAGATTTGAGATGTTAGATGTAAGACATCTGATATACTATATGGAACAATCTCGCTCAGTCAATTTGATCTCATTTTATAAAAAATCAATCAACTTTGATCTGAGACAGACTAGTATCTAAAATCTAATGTCTAACATCTAATATCTAATCCAATGAGGCTATAGAAATCCCTTTTATCTTCCTATATAGGTCTACAGCGTAGACATCCGTCATGCCAGATACGAAGTCGAGTACGGCTCTAATTTTCGAGTAGGTGTCCTCTTTTTCAGAGTGGAACTGCTCGGGCATCATCGCCACCAACTTTTTATCGAACATGGATTTATTTGTTTTAAGGTAAGCGGGAACAAATTCTTCTAAAAGAGCGTTCATCACTTTAAAACCTGCTATTTCAATTTGTACTACGGTTGGCGCATTGTAAATACGCTTGACCGAGATATCAGATATCTTCTGCATATGCGCGACGATATCTGGATTTAGGGCGTCCATCAATGCTTTGTCGAAGGTGCCGGCAAGGAAATCTTCCTCGCGGTCGACAAATACTTGCGCACAGCCGTTAATGAGTGTATTGATTGCTTTTGCCCGCAATAGGGATACCTTACTGGCCGTATCGGCAAGACTATCCAAACGCGCACGCAGATCTTCGCCAGCACATAATGGCAACAAGAGATCTTCAACTTCCTGATAAGCTAAAATCTTCAGATGGTGTGCATCCTCCAAATCAATGATATTATAACAGATATCATCTGCCGCTTCTACCAGATAGACCAGAGGATGGCGCATATAGCCTTTCGGGTTCTGCGGATCCTTGGCAATGCCAAGCTCAGCCGCGATCTGCTCGAAAGCTGCTTTCTCTGAATCGAAGAAACCATACTTTTTGCGGTGATGCGAACCTTTGACATGGCCATCAATAGCTGCACATGGATACTTTACGATGGAAGCAAGGCTAGTATATGTCAATGCGAAACCTTTCGGATCTTTCCCGTTGAAGGCATGTGTCAAAATACGCAGGGCATTGGCATTCCCTTCAAAATGTGTCAGGTCTGCCCACTGCTCTTTAGAAACCATTTCCTGATATTTTACGCCTTTACCGTCGGTAAAAAACGTAGAAATCGCCGCCTCGCCGGAGTGACCGAAGGCAGGGTTGCCCAAGTCGTGCGATAGACAGGCTGCCGAAATAATATTCCCAACCTCTTGTAAGAATGGTGCTTCCTGATCAATGTTCGGGTGTTTCTTCTTCAACAGATTATAAACCAAACGACCAAGCGAGCGCCCAACCGAAGCAACCTCCAAACTATGGGTCAATCGGTTATGAACGAACACCACGCCAGGAAGCGGAAAAACCTGGGTTTTATTTTGTAAACGACGAAAAGGTGAGGAAAAGATTAGGCGATCGTAATCGCGTTGAAATTCCGAACGGGCGTCAAAATGTTCGCTTGGCTCCCGATGCTCATATCCCCAGCGCTTTGCCGATATTAACTGATTCCAATTCATTAAAAATATCAGATTTTGCTAGGCAAATATACATTTTAAAAACGGGAGCTTAGGACAGATCACCCCTTTTTTGATAAATCATCCCCACAGATAAATTCAACAAATACAGCCCTTGCATTAGGATAAGAACAAAAAATGAAATACTGTAAAAGCCCTCCACGCGCATGAACATCTCACCTAACTGCTTCACCTGTTGGGCATTTTCCTTCAGCTCTTCAAAGCGCATGACAAAACGATTGGACAGCGCATTCCAGGTATAGAAATTAAGTGCCAAGCAAACAAAACAGATGAAATGCATAATCGACCAACGGTGGGAATAGAGCAGATGCTCCGTATAGCGATAAAGCACACTGAACAAAACTGCAAAGAAGGCAAGCGCAAAAACCGTTTCCTTCAACGGAACTGCGAGCACCCAGCCCACCCGCGGCTCAATAATAAAGGATGAATCCGGCGCGACGGAAAAAAAGCCAATCAGCAGTAAGAGAATGGCTATCGTGATGAAATAAGTATATATGGGTTTCATTACGCTTATTTTCCATTAATTTACAAAATACAGCGCGAATGCTCAAGTTTTTCTTTTGGCTAAGCATCGCTTAATTGCTATCTTTAGAGATAGAAATGCATCCTACAATGACTGTTTATAAACTCCCCGAGAAAAAAGATTTTGAAAGCCGTATACAAGGTAAGAACACCCATCTGATAACGCTTACCAACCGTGCAGGCATGCAGGTAGCCCTTACGGACTACGGCGCCCGATTGGTAAGTGCTTTGGTGCCCGACAAGTTCGGTAACCTGATTGATGTCGTACTAGGTTTCTCGAGTATCAATGGCTATCTGAAAGCGCAAGAACCTTATCACGGTGCTACCATAGGCCGCTTTTGTAACAGAATTGCGAATGGGAAGTTCACACTGAATGAGCAAGAATATACCTTGGCAAAGAATAATGGCAACAATTGCTTGCACGGTGGCCCGGAAGGCTTCCACAACCGCGTATGGGATCGACAGGTGAGCTTCAACAAGGTGGTCGATTTTTATTACACCTCTCCAGATGGTGAAGAAGGTTTTCCAGGAGAGCTCAAGACTACCGTTTCGTATGAGTTGACCAATGAAAATGAGATAGTAATCCATTTCAGAGCATCTACTGATGCCCCTACAATCATCAACTTTACCAATCATGCCTTTTTCAACCTGAATGGTGAAGGTAATGGAGATGTCCTGAACCATGAAATATTCATCAATTCGGAAGAGTTTGTTCCTATTGATGAGAACCAAGTTCCTACGGGCGAGATATTCCCTGTGGAAGGCACTGCATTGGATTTTAGACAACCCAAAAAAATTGTTGATTATATCGATAGTAAGGAAGCGCAGTTGAAGAATGCGGGCGGCTTTGACCATACCTTCGTCAACAATCAACCTCCAACGATTGCCGTTGCGTCTGCATATTCCAAAGAAAGTGGTGTACTATTAGAAGTATTTACAACGGAGCCGGGGATACATCTCTACGCGGGCAATTTCTTAGCTGACGATGAAGGAAAATCAGGACATAAATATTTAAGATATGGTGGGCTTTGTTTCGAAGCGCAACATTATCCGGATAGCCCAAACCATGCAAACTTCCCTTCTGTAGTCCTACAGCCAGGAAAAGAATACCAAAGCACGATTAAATATAAATTCAGCATAAAAAAGGAGGTTTAAAAACCTCCTTTGTATCTATATTCTTTCTAAAAAAGCTTTCAATTCATTTTTAGATTTTATTCTCACGAAATCACCATCTTTAAATTGCTGTTCAGACAATCGGAGTCTTTCACTCATTTCTTGGCCGAAGGATAAGTCTTCTTCAGAAACAGGAGTTAAAAGGTAAGCTTGCTTTTTCCCTCGCTTAATAATTATCTGTTGACCAAGATCCGCTAGCTCAAAAAATTCATTCTGATTTTTTTTAAACTTTTTGCTCGATGTCTCAACTATTCCCATTACGATTTTCAATTAATCAAAAATAAGAATAAATTATCACTATCAGATTATCAAGCTGTTAAGCTTTCAGCAAATCCTCTAAAGCCTGATGAACCTTCTCAAAACCGAAGGACTGCTTCACTTCCGAAAACATTCTTTCTATCTGATCATTGCATAGATTGCCGATACTACCTTCATGTGTATGTTGCACCTCTTTTGAAGGATTAAAATTACCCTCTTCAATGGCTAAGCCAATATTCTTATATGCCTCGCGGAACGGTACGCCTTTTAGCACCTCGTTGTTTACTACCTCTACACTGAATAGGTAATCGTATTTTGGGTCATCCAAGATGTTATCCTTGATCGTAATATTCTGTAGCATGTAGGTTGCAATCGCCAAGCAATCGTTTAATGATTGGAATGCCGGGAAAAGATTTTCCTTCAACAACTGCAAGTCACGGTGATAGCCAACCGGTAGGTTCGACGTCATCATAGCAATTTCGTTTGGCAATGCCTGAATTTTATTGCAGCGAGAACGAATCAATTCAAAAACATCCGGGTTCTTCTTATGCGGCATAATGCTGGACCCCGTTGTTAGATGGGCCGGGAAGGAAATAAAGCCAAAGTTTTGATTGATGAATAAGGTGACATCCATGGCAAACTTCGCTAATGTCGCTGCAATGGAACTCATCGCCTGCGCTAATATCCTTTCCGTCTTGCCTCGTCCCATTTGTGCATAGACCACATTGTAGTTCAAATCCTCGAACCCTAATAATTGGGTGGTCATGGAACGGTTCAACGGAAACGAAGAACCATAGCCCGCCGCCGAGCCTAGCGGATTTTTATTACAAACGGCCCAGGCAGCCTTCAACAATTGCAAATCGTCTACTAAACTTTCTGCATATGCTCCAAACCATAATCCAAAAGAGGACGGCATGGCAATCTGCAGGTGCGTATATCCTGGCATTAGAACCGACTTATATTGATTGCTCAAGCTTATTAATTGCTCAAACAAAACTTCTGTATTCTTAAAGATACTCTCGATTTCTGAACGGAAATACAGCTTAAGGTCTACTAAAACCTGATCATTTCTCGATCTGCCGGAGTGAATTTTCTTCCCCGCCTCACCGATGCGCTGCGTCAGCATCATCTCCACTTGCGAGTGAACATCCTCTACCGAATCCTCGATCTGAAATTTAGCATCCAATACCTCCTGGTAGATGTTTTTCAGCTCCTTCTGTACCGCAACAAGATCCTCCTCGCTCATCAAACCAATGCTAGCAAGCATCTTTGTATGCGCTAATGAACCCAAAACATCAGCACCCGCAAGCTGCAAGTCCATCTCACGATCGCGCCCAACGGTAAAGGATTCTACAAAAGAATCCACATCAATATTTTTTTGCCAAATCTTCATGATCAATATTTTGTGAAACAAAAATACCAATTAAACAGACAAAAACAGGTAGTTTTTCGCATTGTTTTTCAATTAATCAACTACACTTGCGTTCGCTAACATATCCTGTTCAGCTATTCAAAAACGCCGTTTTTTAATCTAAAAACAACAAAAACTTAATAACATTAAGCATGGAATTCTCATAAAATCTACTAATCAAATAGAGTTAAAAATTGTTAAACTAAATTAAGTAACCACTTACTTTTTTTTAAAAAACATCTTGTAGGGTCTGAATTAAAGCCCTATGTTTGTGATGTAAAGGGGAATGAAAAAACAATTAGTGAGTAGCAACTCACGTTAATAACCACCTAGAAATACTAAACATGATAGACCCAAAAAGTCTTAAAACTTGAAAAATATTATTCTATCCAATTATAAACTAATTTTGATTTGAAGACTTGTCACTATGCCCACGACAAGTCTTTTTTTATGCCCCCTTGCTACCTTCTTCTCCACACTCCCCTTTCAAACCCAATGTAAACCCAATGTATACCCCAATCACAACCGCTCTGAAAGGGTTATGATTTGGTTATCGATAGGTTTTACTAAAAGCAAGACCTAATCCAGCTCCGCCCCACGACTATTCCAGCCTTGTCCATACGTTCTTTTTCCATCAAACTCCTCATAATATTGAACTGAGATAACAAAGCATCTTTTTAAAAATCCTTATATTTGTGTTATTGGAAACGTAATGAAACGTTTTCTCATTCAATATCATTATGGGAACAGAAAGTAAAAGACAGCAACGATTTGCCGGCGTAATTCAGCAGGATTTAGCGGAGATGTTTCAGAGAGAGGGGAATTCGTGGGCTCCTGGTGCCTTTATTACCGTAACAAAAGTGCGTGTAACGCCTGACCTCTCCATTGCTCGCGTATTTCTAAGTTTTTTAAACACAAATACTGCGAAAGCTGATATTGAAAGCATTCGTTCAAAAACTAGCGAGATACGATATAAACTTGGTGCGCGCATCAAAAATCAAGCGCGTATTGTTCCGCAGTTGGAGTTCTTCTTAGACGATACCAACGAGTACGTGGAACATATGGATAAAATATTTGAGGAAATCAGCAAAGAGCCTCGTCAACCGGAAGAATAGTTTAGCCTAACGCATGCCCTATTTATTGGATGAAGCACAATTGGCTTTTCCACATCCCCGCTTGGCGGATGAAGACGGATTATTAGCAATCGGAGGCGATTTATCGGCAGAGCGCTTGTTGCTAGCCTACCAAAACGGAATTTTTCCTTGGTATGACGAAGACACGCCCATTCTATGGTATTCGCCACATGAACGCTTTGTAATACATAAAGGAAAGTTGAAGATTTCCAAAAGCATGCGACAGGTGCTGCGATCTAAGCGGTTTAAGGTCACCTACAATCAAGCATTCGAGCAGGTAATCGATCAATGTGCGAGGATTGCGCGCGAGGGCCAGCAAGGAACGTGGATCTTACCGGAGATGAAAGCCGCCTATATCTCGCTCCACAAGCATGGTTATGCACATAGTGTTGAGGTATGGGAACAAGGTCAGCTAGTAGGTGGCTTGTACGGTATTAAAGTTGGAAATGTTTTCGGCGGGGAAAGCATGTTTTCCAAAGTTTCCAATGCATCGAAGGTAGCCCTGATAAGCCTAGCGGAAGATTTTGGAATCTCCATGATCGACTGTCAGGTCCATTCAGTGCATTTGGAAAGCATGGGTGCGTGTTTAATTTCGCAGGAAGAGTTTTTAGCAATCATACAACAACAAGAAATCAAAGCTTATGACTTTCAGCGAGTACTTTAACCTTTCAGCAGATATTTGTTATGTCAATAGTTCGGGAGATGGTTTAATTCCCAAGCGCAGCTTGGAATGGCGAAGAACCTGGGAAGAGCAATTCTTCGCGGCGGATACGGATCTACGTAATCAGCAAACAGCTTTTCTGGAAACTGTAAAGGATACCATCGCTAGAGTTTTTCATGCCGCTGAACATACTGTCTATTTGACACCAAATTTCTCTTTCGGTTATTCTACGCTCATTGACTTATTGCCTAAGGATTATCGCTATCTGGCATTGGAGGGCGAGTATCCATCGATCCTCTACCCTATCATTTCGAGAAACTTAGCTTATAAAACCGTTAAGGTGGACGAACAGGTTGAAGAAAATATCCTGGAAGCAATTGCGGACTATAAGCCAAATGTTTTGTTGATCAGCATCGTACAATATGTCAGTGGATTAAAGATAGACCCGCGATTTTTTAGACGCTTGAAAGAGGAACACCCTGATATCTGGATTATTGCTGACGGTTCGCAATATTTGGGTACCGAGGATTTCGCATTCGATCGTTCAGGAATCGATGCCTTGTCTTGTAGCGGCTATAAGTGGCTATGTTCGGGTTTTGGAAACGGCTTTCTCTTGTTGCACCAAAAACTACAAGCGGCATTGGAGCTAGGGTTAAAAGATATACCCAGACCGACGACCGATTTCTGGAGCAATAAAAGTGTGCTGGATACTTTCTTTCAGCCAGGACATGTAGATACGGTGAGCCAGGGTACACTGAAAGAATCCTTGCTGCTATTTGAAGAATTAGGATTGGAGGC
The DNA window shown above is from Sphingobacterium hotanense and carries:
- a CDS encoding alpha/beta hydrolase is translated as MESYLFRLAEYHQIPKQGALVLGVSFGGLCISELAKYYDFEKMILVSSVKNKFEIPAFIKLARLFSLYKLMPRKPSGMMARKAIHWAFGVKTKEEGGLLDVIIQDTDPDFFKWATDQIMQWESVYNPTNCLHIHGERDRIFPINNVVWDIKIKDGGHFMIYNRGKEISFPIRNFIF
- the rbfA gene encoding 30S ribosome-binding factor RbfA gives rise to the protein MGTESKRQQRFAGVIQQDLAEMFQREGNSWAPGAFITVTKVRVTPDLSIARVFLSFLNTNTAKADIESIRSKTSEIRYKLGARIKNQARIVPQLEFFLDDTNEYVEHMDKIFEEISKEPRQPEE
- a CDS encoding type IA DNA topoisomerase — protein: MKVVIAEKPSVARDLARVMGAKEVKDGYIAGNGYAFTYAFGHLVQLCTPQAYGFHNWSMKNLPIIPAQFALEVKKVRKDGKQMDDAGALKQLNTIKWLLEQAEEIIVATDAGREGELIFRNIYYYLKSNIPFKRLWISSQTDKAIKEGFANLKEGTEYDSLYMSARSRSESDWLIGINATQALTLAAGNKGLLSLGRVQTPTLAMICSRYLENKDFKPQAFYKIQAGFEKEGIQFKATSNKIDKKDVAEETIAKIQVGSNAKVVNVEAKETKEQPPLLFDLTSLQQDANKKWGYSADQTLSIAQTLYEKKVITYPRTGSRYIGEDVFEKIDELFQHLADTAQESIALISKNLIGAKLNKRSVDDKKVTDHHALLVTDEKPGPMPMDQQNIYNMIAKRMVESFSEVCLKDITTVTIDAAGVELIAKGTVIRQYGWRLSADQIDAPDEDKNTDDQDNENAQLPKLTAEELLEILTLELAERFTKARPIHTEASLLKAMETSGKEIEDDEMRQAMKDCGLGTPATRAATIETLFQRDYIKRDKKKLIPTEKGLAVYFLVKDRSIAKVTLTGKWEQKLEEMRANKVSYDVFMKHIKDYTVKITSELMQLRVAIAHEELKPQQKGKIKCPKCSAGQVQLYDKVAQCDHYARGCDFKIWRTLHGVFLDEKEMKSLLEKGKTSELKGLRNTDGSMVNASLLLENFKAVIG
- the aat gene encoding leucyl/phenylalanyl-tRNA--protein transferase; amino-acid sequence: MPYLLDEAQLAFPHPRLADEDGLLAIGGDLSAERLLLAYQNGIFPWYDEDTPILWYSPHERFVIHKGKLKISKSMRQVLRSKRFKVTYNQAFEQVIDQCARIAREGQQGTWILPEMKAAYISLHKHGYAHSVEVWEQGQLVGGLYGIKVGNVFGGESMFSKVSNASKVALISLAEDFGISMIDCQVHSVHLESMGACLISQEEFLAIIQQQEIKAYDFQRVL
- a CDS encoding aldose epimerase family protein; this encodes MTVYKLPEKKDFESRIQGKNTHLITLTNRAGMQVALTDYGARLVSALVPDKFGNLIDVVLGFSSINGYLKAQEPYHGATIGRFCNRIANGKFTLNEQEYTLAKNNGNNCLHGGPEGFHNRVWDRQVSFNKVVDFYYTSPDGEEGFPGELKTTVSYELTNENEIVIHFRASTDAPTIINFTNHAFFNLNGEGNGDVLNHEIFINSEEFVPIDENQVPTGEIFPVEGTALDFRQPKKIVDYIDSKEAQLKNAGGFDHTFVNNQPPTIAVASAYSKESGVLLEVFTTEPGIHLYAGNFLADDEGKSGHKYLRYGGLCFEAQHYPDSPNHANFPSVVLQPGKEYQSTIKYKFSIKKEV
- a CDS encoding aminotransferase class V-fold PLP-dependent enzyme gives rise to the protein MTFSEYFNLSADICYVNSSGDGLIPKRSLEWRRTWEEQFFAADTDLRNQQTAFLETVKDTIARVFHAAEHTVYLTPNFSFGYSTLIDLLPKDYRYLALEGEYPSILYPIISRNLAYKTVKVDEQVEENILEAIADYKPNVLLISIVQYVSGLKIDPRFFRRLKEEHPDIWIIADGSQYLGTEDFAFDRSGIDALSCSGYKWLCSGFGNGFLLLHQKLQAALELGLKDIPRPTTDFWSNKSVLDTFFQPGHVDTVSQGTLKESLLLFEELGLEAIGEHIATLCDEAYRLLAERDLLLPEIARRPLRSALINIQLDQSLYPKLMTEGIKCFPRGTGIRIGLHLYNELEDIHRLIATIDKLR
- a CDS encoding deoxyguanosinetriphosphate triphosphohydrolase — encoded protein: MNWNQLISAKRWGYEHREPSEHFDARSEFQRDYDRLIFSSPFRRLQNKTQVFPLPGVVFVHNRLTHSLEVASVGRSLGRLVYNLLKKKHPNIDQEAPFLQEVGNIISAACLSHDLGNPAFGHSGEAAISTFFTDGKGVKYQEMVSKEQWADLTHFEGNANALRILTHAFNGKDPKGFALTYTSLASIVKYPCAAIDGHVKGSHHRKKYGFFDSEKAAFEQIAAELGIAKDPQNPKGYMRHPLVYLVEAADDICYNIIDLEDAHHLKILAYQEVEDLLLPLCAGEDLRARLDSLADTASKVSLLRAKAINTLINGCAQVFVDREEDFLAGTFDKALMDALNPDIVAHMQKISDISVKRIYNAPTVVQIEIAGFKVMNALLEEFVPAYLKTNKSMFDKKLVAMMPEQFHSEKEDTYSKIRAVLDFVSGMTDVYAVDLYRKIKGISIASLD
- a CDS encoding prevent-host-death protein is translated as MGIVETSSKKFKKNQNEFFELADLGQQIIIKRGKKQAYLLTPVSEEDLSFGQEMSERLRLSEQQFKDGDFVRIKSKNELKAFLERI
- the argH gene encoding argininosuccinate lyase, whose product is MKIWQKNIDVDSFVESFTVGRDREMDLQLAGADVLGSLAHTKMLASIGLMSEEDLVAVQKELKNIYQEVLDAKFQIEDSVEDVHSQVEMMLTQRIGEAGKKIHSGRSRNDQVLVDLKLYFRSEIESIFKNTEVLFEQLISLSNQYKSVLMPGYTHLQIAMPSSFGLWFGAYAESLVDDLQLLKAAWAVCNKNPLGSAAGYGSSFPLNRSMTTQLLGFEDLNYNVVYAQMGRGKTERILAQAMSSIAATLAKFAMDVTLFINQNFGFISFPAHLTTGSSIMPHKKNPDVFELIRSRCNKIQALPNEIAMMTSNLPVGYHRDLQLLKENLFPAFQSLNDCLAIATYMLQNITIKDNILDDPKYDYLFSVEVVNNEVLKGVPFREAYKNIGLAIEEGNFNPSKEVQHTHEGSIGNLCNDQIERMFSEVKQSFGFEKVHQALEDLLKA